The Setaria italica strain Yugu1 chromosome IX, Setaria_italica_v2.0, whole genome shotgun sequence genome has a window encoding:
- the LOC101769600 gene encoding glycine-rich cell wall structural protein 2, with protein sequence MGSSKLIALSLFVLLSIGLANAVRVARYSSSQGTGEGGGNGGAVVNGAGSGSGSGSGSGQTSGGASHASSGGGGSGGGWSKYGGSAFGGGSGTGSGSSLSEQGSSYGYGGTTNAGGSGGGGGGGQASGNEGSSGYGAGGGNGSGSSETGRSYYNPYVTYANANAAGNGGGTGNTQNGGSGGGNGSGSGYGDAEP encoded by the coding sequence ATGGGTAGCAGTAAGCTTATAGCACTTAGCCTTTTTGTGCTCTTAAGTATTGGATTAGCCAATGCTGTTAGAGTGGCTAGGTACTCCAGTTCTCAAGGAACGGGGGAAGGAGGGGGCAATGGTGGTGCGGTTGTGAATGGTGCTGGCTCTGGATCTGGAAGCGGCTCTGGATCCGGTCAGACTAGCGGTGGTGCATCACATGCGAGtagtggaggcggcggcagtggtggTGGCTGGTCAAAATATGGTGGTTCTGCGTTTGGTGGTGGATCCGGCACTGGATCTGGCTCTAGTCTATCTGAACAGGGATCGTCTTATGGCTATGGTGGCACTACAAATGCCGGgggcagtggtggtggcggcggcggtgggcaaGCTTCAGGAAATGAGGGATCTAGTGGGTATGGTGCAGGTGGTGGTAATGGATCTGGCTCTAGCGAGACAGGCAGAAGCTACTACAATCCATATGTAACATATGCCAATGCTAATGCTGCTGGTAATGGAGGTGGCACAGGTAATACTCAAAATGGTGGGAGCGGTGGTGGTAATGGCAGTGGCTCCGGGTACGGTGATGCAGAGCCTTAG
- the LOC101770004 gene encoding putative glycine-rich cell wall structural protein 1, with amino-acid sequence MATSTRLVALGFAVLLAIGFSDAARVVKFGSYASAGGGGGGGGGGVGSTGGGWGGGSGGGGGYGAGQSSGSWWDRFASSVAGGGGGGQGGGGGTNGGAGSGGGSGYGSGSSSTAAAGPSSGNYANANGNGGGGGMGGGANGGYGSGNGGGVGKGQGESGVALAPTGVYNGGVADATGGGSGSGGGNGGGAAGAPSYGTGGGIGGGRGQAGSDGSWGSGFAQGIGAGTGGGGGGGSEGGSGGGGGVGSGSGSGGIH; translated from the coding sequence ATGGCTACCAGCACCAGGCTCGTGGCTCTTGGCTTCGCCGTCCTCCTGGCCATCGGCTTCTCCGATGCCGCGAGGGTAGTTAAGTTCGGCAGCTACGCCTCTgccggaggcggtggtggcggtgggggaggCGGTGTCGGATCGACCGGCGGTGGATGGGGCGGCGGctctggcggtggcggtggttaTGGCGCCGGCCAGAGTAGCGGCAGCTGGTGGGATCGCTTCGCCTCCAGCGTagctggcggcggtggtggaggccagggcggcggcggtggcaccaACGGTGGAGCTGGTTCCGGCGGTGGGTCGGGCTATGGTTCCGGAAGCAGTTCGACTGCGGCTGCAGGCCCTAGCAGTGGCAACTACGCCAACGCTaatggcaacggcggcggcggcggcatgggcggTGGTGCCAATGGCGGCTACGGCTCTGGTAACGGTGGCGGCGTCGGCAAGGGCCAGGGCGAGAGCGGTGTAGCATTGGCACCAACTGGTGTGTACAACGGTGGCGTCGCCGATGCTACCGGTGGCGGTTCTGGCTCCGGTGGTGGCAACGGCGGTGGCGCAGCCGGAGCTCCAAGCTACGGAACCGGAGGTGGTATTGGTGGAGGCAGGGGACAGGCCGGCAGTGACGGCTCCTGGGGCTCAGGTTTCGCACAGGGTATTGGTGctggcaccggcggcggtggcggtggcggttcCGAGGgcggctccggcggtggcggcggcgttggtTCCGGATCCGGCAGCGGTGGCATCCACTGA